From the genome of Labedella gwakjiensis:
CAGCTCGAGCGCGTGAGCGGGCAGTCGCTGCCGCCCGCGACACTCGTCTCGATCCAGGGGCTCTTCGGCAACCCGGACGACAACCTGTTCGAGCAGTACATCGCGTACCTCGGCCAGCTGGCCCGCTTCGACCTCGGCGTCTCCATCGTGAACTTCCCGGTGCCCGTCGCGGACCTCGTGGCGACGGGACTCCCCTGGACCCTGCTCCTCGTCGGCACCACGACCATCGTCGCGTTCCTCCTCGGGACGGCGCTCGGTGTGGCCGCGGGATGGCGGGCCGGCACGCGTTTCGACGCTATCGTCACGCCGCTCACGACGTTCCTCTCCTCCGTCCCCTACTTCTGGGTGGCGCTCCTCGCCCTCTGGGCGTTCGGCTTCCTGCTCGGCTGGTTCCCGCTCGCTGGCGGCTACGACCCGAACCTCCCGATCTCGTTCGACCCCGCGTTCATCGCGAGCGTGCTGCAGTACGGCGCCCTCCCCGCGGCGACGATCGTCTTCTCGGCCTTCGGCGGGTGGATGCTCGGCATGCGCAACATGACCGTGACGACGGTGGGAGAGGACTACGTGCTCCTCGCCCAGGCGAAAGGCCTCTCCCCCGCCCGCGTGCGCTGGCGCTACGCCGCCCGCAACGCGATGCTGCCGCAGTTCACGGGCTTCGCGATGGCGCTCGGAGGAGTGGTGGGCGGCGCCCTCCTCACGGAGATCGTCTTCAGCTACCCGGGCATCGGGTACCTCCTCTTCTCCGCGCTGCAGAAGCGCGACTACCCCGTCATGCAGGGCGTGTTCCTGCTCGTCACCTTCACGGTGCTCATCGCGAACCTCATCGCCGACTCCGTCTACGTGTGGCTCGATCCCCGCGTGCGAGAGGAGGGCTGAGGACATGAAGTACAACATCTTCGGCAACGGCAAGGTCACGTTCGGCGTGATCGTGCTCGGCTTCTTCGTGCTGCTCGCGCTGTTCGGGCCCTGGTTCACGAGCACGGTGCTCGGCCTCGATGCCCGCGCCAACGACATCTCGGCGATCTCCGCTCCTCCGAGTGCCGAGCACCCGCTCGGCACCACGCAGTTCGGGCAGGACGTGCTCGCCCAGGTGATCGAGGGCGCTCGCGGGTCGATGTTCGTCGGCTTCCTCGGCGCGATCGTCGGAACGGTCATCTCGGTGCTCGTCGGCGTCCCCGCCGGGTACTTCGGGGGCACCACGGGCAACCTGCTGAACTTCCTCACCAACCTGTTCCTCGTGATGCCGGTGCTGCCGCTCATCTTCGTGCTCGCCGGCTACCTCCAGGGGACCGGGCTCGTGATGATCGCCTTCATCATCGGAGTGTTCGGCTGGGCCGGCGGCGCGCGGACCCTGCGCGCCCAGGCGATGAGCGTGAGCAACCGCGACTTCGTGCAGGTCATGCGCATGCTCGGCGAGTCGAACCGCCGCCTCATCTTCACCGAGGTCATGCCGCACCTCTACGGCTGGATCGCCTCCATGTTCCTCGGCGGTCTCATCGGGGCCGTCATGGCCGAGGCGGGACTCGCCTTCCTCGGCGTCTCCGACTCCTCCGCGATCAGCTGGGGCACGATGATCCAGGCGGCGCAGCAGCAGAGCGCCGTCCTCCGCGGGCTGTGGTGGTGGTTCGTGCCGCCAGGGCTCTGCATCGCGCTCGTCGGCACCGCCGCCGCCCTCATCAACTTCGGCGTGGACGAGCTCGCCAACCCGAAGCTCCGCTCGGCGTCCCGCCGCGTGGCCAAGCGCACGGCCGCCGTGCGCCGCGCCGCCCTCGCACCGGAAGGGGCCTGAGATGACGAACACGGCCGACATGACCGTCACCCGGACCAGACGCGGCGACGAGCCCGTCGCGACACCGTCGGAGATCGTCCTCGACGTCGACGGACTGTCCGTCGAGTACGCGGGCGCCGGCGCCCCCGTCCGGGCGTGCACCGACGTGACGTTCCAACTCCGACGCGGCGAGATCCTCGGCGTCGTGGGCGAGTCCGGTTCGGGCAAGTCCACGCTCATCACAGCGCTCACCCGCCTGCAGCGGCCCCCGGCCGTGACCACGAGCGGTCGCGTCGTGTTCCACCCGCAGTCGGGAGAGCCGGGCATCGACCTCGTGCAGCTGAAGCCGCGCGCGCTGCGGGCGCTCCGCTGGACGAGCCTCTCGATCGTGCTGCAGAGCGCGATGGACGCCCTCAATCCCGTGATGCGGCTGGGCGCGCAGTTCGTCGACGTGCTGCGTGTGCACGACCGCTCGATGAGTAGAGCCGCCGCGTGGGAGGAGGCGAGGCGCCTGCTCGGCCTCGTCGGCATCTCCGCCGACCGCGCGCGCAGCTACCCCCACGAGCTCTCGGGCGGCATGCGCCAGCGTGCCACGATCGCCCTCGCGCTCGCGTGCCGGCCGGAACTCGTCGTGATGGACGAGCCGACCACCGCCGTCGACGTCGTGATGCAGCGGCAGATCCTCGCCCAGGTGCTGCGGCTCCGGCGCGAATTCGGCTTCGCCGTCGTCTTCGTGACCCACGACCTCTCGCTCCTGCTCGAGCTCGCCGACCGGATCGCCGTCATGTACGCGGGCCGGATCGTGGAGCTCGCCTCCGCAGGGGACCTCTACCGCACGCCGATGCACCCGTACACGCGGGGACTGCGCGACTCGTTCCCCCCGCTGCACGCGCCCGTCGAACGGCTCGAGGGAATCCCCGGCACGCCGCCCGACCTGCGCGCGCTCCCCGCCGGGTGCCCCTTCGCGCCGCGCTGCCCCGCGGTGATGGACCGCTGCCGCGAGGAGCTCCCGCTCCTCGTCTCGCACGACGGCAGCGGGCCGGAGCAGGGCGGCCGATCGGTCGCCTGCCATCTCCACGACGAGGAGGTCGTCCGATGACCGAACCGGTACTCGAAGCCGTCGACGTGGCGAAGCACTTCGCCGTCGCCAATTCCGTCGGAGACTCCTCCGTGGTGCGTGCCGTGGAGGGGGCCAGCATCCGCCTGGAACCCGGCCGCATCACCGCCGTCGTCGGCGAGAGCGGCAGCGGGAAGACGACGCTCGCGCGCATCCTCGCCCGCTTCTACGAGCCCACCTCCGGCGAGATCCGCCTCGACGGCGTGCCCGTCGCCGGGGACGGCATCCGGAAGAAGGCCGTGCAGAAGTCGTACCGGAAGGCGGTGCAGCTGATCTTCCAGGACCCCTTCGGGTCCCTCAACCCGCTGCACCGCGTTCGGCACAACCTCGAGCGCGCCGTGCGCCTGCACCACGGCCGGCTCAGCCGCACCGAGGTCGACCAGCGCCTCGCGAGCCT
Proteins encoded in this window:
- a CDS encoding ABC transporter permease yields the protein MTTSTGAAAPAVAASGPLEVTRRRRKRKSGRFLLRRLGFYLVAAWSAITLNFVIPRLMPGDPSAAIIDQLERVSGQSLPPATLVSIQGLFGNPDDNLFEQYIAYLGQLARFDLGVSIVNFPVPVADLVATGLPWTLLLVGTTTIVAFLLGTALGVAAGWRAGTRFDAIVTPLTTFLSSVPYFWVALLALWAFGFLLGWFPLAGGYDPNLPISFDPAFIASVLQYGALPAATIVFSAFGGWMLGMRNMTVTTVGEDYVLLAQAKGLSPARVRWRYAARNAMLPQFTGFAMALGGVVGGALLTEIVFSYPGIGYLLFSALQKRDYPVMQGVFLLVTFTVLIANLIADSVYVWLDPRVREEG
- a CDS encoding ABC transporter ATP-binding protein gives rise to the protein MTNTADMTVTRTRRGDEPVATPSEIVLDVDGLSVEYAGAGAPVRACTDVTFQLRRGEILGVVGESGSGKSTLITALTRLQRPPAVTTSGRVVFHPQSGEPGIDLVQLKPRALRALRWTSLSIVLQSAMDALNPVMRLGAQFVDVLRVHDRSMSRAAAWEEARRLLGLVGISADRARSYPHELSGGMRQRATIALALACRPELVVMDEPTTAVDVVMQRQILAQVLRLRREFGFAVVFVTHDLSLLLELADRIAVMYAGRIVELASAGDLYRTPMHPYTRGLRDSFPPLHAPVERLEGIPGTPPDLRALPAGCPFAPRCPAVMDRCREELPLLVSHDGSGPEQGGRSVACHLHDEEVVR
- a CDS encoding ABC transporter permease, yielding MKYNIFGNGKVTFGVIVLGFFVLLALFGPWFTSTVLGLDARANDISAISAPPSAEHPLGTTQFGQDVLAQVIEGARGSMFVGFLGAIVGTVISVLVGVPAGYFGGTTGNLLNFLTNLFLVMPVLPLIFVLAGYLQGTGLVMIAFIIGVFGWAGGARTLRAQAMSVSNRDFVQVMRMLGESNRRLIFTEVMPHLYGWIASMFLGGLIGAVMAEAGLAFLGVSDSSAISWGTMIQAAQQQSAVLRGLWWWFVPPGLCIALVGTAAALINFGVDELANPKLRSASRRVAKRTAAVRRAALAPEGA